The DNA segment CCTGAAAAAATTGCCTATGCGACCAGCGATAGCATTCAAGGGCCGTGGAAGTACCAAGGCATCTTAAATGAAGTGGCGGGCAACTCGCCGACAAACCATCAAGCGATTATTGAATTTAAAGGGAAATCCTACTTTATCTACCATACCGGCGCATCGCAGGATGGTGGCGGTGAGTTTAGACGTTCAGTGGCAATTGACCCGCTGCATTACAATGCCGATGGCACACTACAGCGCATTCATATGACGAGCGAAGGCATCAGCGAGCCGCAGTAATCCTATTTTTGCTCGCGCCAAAGTAAAAAAGGTGAACCTACGTTCACCTTTTTTATGGGTAGAGTGCGTTAAAATGAATAACTCGTTATTTACGCTCAATATTTTTATGCACTGTATCTTGAGACGTCGAGAGTAATTTATTCATCTCGGCTTTCGCGCCTTCACTGTCCCCTGCGGCAATCGCAGTATAAATGGCCTTATGGCCTGGGAGTGATTGGATAAAGTCATCCTGAATTGTGCTACTGAGTCTAAAGATTTCGAGCAGCGCAGATTGGATAGACACGCCGAGGGACACCATAAACTCGTTATTGGTCGCATCTAAAATCGCCATGTGGAAATCGATATCCGAGGTATAGACTTCATCCGTACCTAATTCGGCCGCTTCCATCTTGGCATAGGCCGCCGCAATCACCTCAAGCTGCTCAGGGGTGCGTTTTTTCGCCGCCAGTTCCGCTGCTGCGGGTTCAAACACTTCACGGATTTCATAGAGAGAAGTGTAAAACTCGGGCGAAGGTTTAGATTGGGAAAACCAGTTTAAGATCACCGGATCGAACATGTTCCAGTGGCGACGCTCACGAATGCGGGTGCCAAGTTTAGGACGGGATTCGATAAGCCCTTTTGCCGTGAGCACCTTAAAGGCTTCCCTTAAGGAGGTGCGTGACACTTCCAGCTCTTCACAGATAGCATTTTCATTAGGGATATATTCACCTGGCGCATAAAAGCCGCCCACAATGCGAGAACCTAATTCGCTTGCCACCCAGTTATGGATATTCTGCGGACGGTTATTTGCCTGATTTGCCATAGTGCCCTCTTTAACTCTCTATCTCTGTGCTCAATCCAATCAGCTGGATAAGGTGCTTAACGCTGATAAACAAATGTTATGATACTACCTTTCCTGATAAAGGTAATAAAAATTTTGTTAACGCTAAGAATTTATGGGAATTTCCTCAAACTTACTGTCCCTACCTTACCCCAAACTTTTACATTGTAAAGCCTAATTTTGCGTTTTAGCCAGTGATTGGACAAGCTCGCAACGACTACCGAGTGCCTAGGAAATAGTCATTTTCAATCTGTAATTCGGCATGTACATCGACCACAAACATTCCCGCAGCTTCGGCGGCTTGGATGCCCGCCTTCGCATCTTCAAATACGATACAGCGCTCAGGCGCTATGCCCATCAGTTCGGCGCAGCGTAAAAAGGTATCGGGCGCAGGTTTGGGTGACGCGACTTGGTCGGCGCCCACCACATAATCGACTAATTCCAACAATCCACACAGGGTCAAGATTTGAATTGCTTCCTCTGTGTAGGCGCCTGTGCCGACTGCCATTGGGCGTTTGCCCTGATTCTGCTTGGCAAATTCGGCTAATGCTGTCGGTTTGACATATAAATGCATAGTGTCGCGCACTAGGGCTTCTTTATACTCGTTCATGGCTTCGCAACTGGCCGTTGGCGTGACGCCAAAATGGGCGATCAGAATTTCTAAGGTGCCAATGGTGGGCACACCCGCTAACGAGCGCATCAGTGCAGGCTCTACGGGGATCCCAAAGTGATTCAAGGTTTGTCGCCATGCCTGCTCATGCAACTGACCGCTGTCGACTAAGGTGCCATCCATATCGAAGATAATGCCGTCAAATTCTGTATACATCTGTGTTAACCCTATGAAATGAATGGTGCCAGAAAAATGAAAGCCGCCCGAAGGCGGCTTTATTGCTGCGCGAGAATTATAAACCTCTTGCTAAACCGTAATAAACGGAATTTTGGCGAAGCTCATTCTTAAACTCACGGATCTTAGTGTCGGCATCGATGATAACCAGTTCAGCACCGGCCATTTCAGCAAAGTCGACAATCTGATCCGTCGTGATGGCTTGGCTATAAGCTGAGTGGTGAGCACCACCAGCGTGGATCCAAGCAGCGGCGGCAACCGCTAAATTCGGACGAGGCTCCCACAGCGCTGACGCGACAGGCAGATTTGGCAGATCCTGTGGTGGTGTCACTGTATCTAATTCATTGAGAATGATACGGAAACGGTTGCCTAAATCGATAGTCGATACGTTGATTGCTGGGCCCGCTTTACCTGTGAATAACAGACGTGGCACGTCACAACGCACACCAATGGTGTGGCGGTGAACTTCTAAACGCGGTTTTGCAGCAGCAATCGATGGACACACTTCTAACATGTGGGCGCCAAGAACTTGGTCAGTCGCGCCAAAGTTATAGGTGTAGTCTTCCATAAATGAAGTACCACCGGCACGGCCTTGGCCCATCACTTTCATGATGCGCACCATGGCAGCCGTTTTCCAGTCGCCTTCGCCGCCGTAACCGAAACCGTTCGCCATCAGACGTTGGGTAGCCAGTCCCGGTAATCCTGTCATACCGGTGAGGTTTTCGAAGCAGTTGGTAAAGGCACCAAATCCACCTTGGGTTAAGAATTGGGTTAAGCCGAGTTCAATCTTGGCTTCTTTTCTTAAACGGTCTAATTGGTATTCATCCCCAAATAGCTCGTTACCCACTTGGTATTCGCTGGCGTAACGGTCGAGTTGTGCGGTTACATCGCCTTCGGCAATGGCTGCAATCGCTTCATTGAGTTCACCTAAGCTGTAGGCGTGCACTTCGTAACCGAATTGAATTTGTGCGGCAACTTTGTCGCCTTCGGTTACGGCCACTTGACGCATGTTGTCGCCAAAGCGGGCAATACGCAGGTTTTGGCTCTCGTGCCAACCCGCCGCTGCGCGGCACCAATCATCGATTTGAGCCTGTACATCGCTCGATTGCCAGTGACCCACAACCACTTTGCGCTCTTTACGCATACGAGTGCCGATAAAACCAAATTCGCGGCAACCGTGAGCACTTTGGTGGGTGTTCATGTAGTTCATGTTGATTTCGCTCCAAGGGAGCTCGGCATTGAACTGAGTGTGTAAGTGCATGAATGGCTTGCTTAATTCATTAAGACCAGCAATCCACATCTTGGCGGGAGAGAAAGTGTGCATCCACAGAATAACGCCAACACAGTTTTCATCGCTGTTGGCCGCTTGGCATACGGCGTGAATTTCCCGTGGGGATTTGACGGTTGGCTTATACACCACTTCGATGGAAATGGCGGATGATTCATTGAAGCCATGAACAATTTGCTCACTGTTTTTAGCGACTTGCTCTAATACTTTTGGGCCGTATAAATCCTGCGAACCCGTGATAAACCACACTTGTTTTTGTTTGAAGGCTTTCATATTACTCTCTCTAGTTTGAAATGAGACCCGACTGGCAATTACTTGCTTTGGCCGTAATAAGCGTCTTTTCCATGCTTACGCAAATAATGCTTATCAATAAGCTCTTGTTTTAACTGACTAATACCTGGTGATAAGGTTTTGGTGAGATACGCCATCCGAGCGATTTCTTCGAGCAACACGGCGTGGTACACAGACTTTGCCGCATTCGCGCCCCAAGTGAACGGTGCATGGCCTGCCACTATCACCATGGGTGACTCGTTGGGATCTCGGTCGGCGAAACAATCGAGGATCTGCACGCCGGTTTCTTCTTCGTAGTCGCGGCTGATCTGATCGTTGCGCATCACTGCTGTGCATGGGATTTCACCATACACATAATCGGCTTGTGTCGTGCCTAAGCAGGGAATCGCTATCTGCGCTTGCGCCCAGGCGGTGGCATAGGTCGAATGGGTATGGGTAATGCCACCAATACTCTGCCACTGGCGATACAAATAGGTGTGTGTCTTGGTATCGGATGAAGGACGCATGCGCCCTTCTACGATTTGATTCTCAAGGTCAACAATCACAATGTCTTCAACCTTCAAATCTTCATAGGGCACACCGCTGGGCTTGATACCAATCACGCCGAGTTGGCGGTCAATTTGTGAAACGTTGCCAAAGGTGTAAGTCACCAGTTTGCGTTTCTCAAGCTCCATGTTGGCTTCGTATACTTCGCGTTTTAGCTCTAAAAAAGACATCTTATTTCGCTCCATCAACATAGTGGCCAAGGGCTAAGTACCCTTGGTAAAGCGCTTGATATTTCTCTGCGTTTTCAGGATTTGGCTGATAGGTTTTCGCAACGTTTGAGGCCATGGCAGCTTGGGCACTCAGCACATCGGGATAAACCCCGGCTGCGGTTGCGGCATAAATAGCGGCGCCTAGGGCACAGCTTTGCTCGCTCTCGAGTACATCGATGTTGCAATTCCACACATCGGCACAGGTTTGCATAATGAAGTCGGATTTTTTCGAGATCCCACCAATGGTGACCACATGGTCAATGCAAACGCCTTCTTGTTTGAAGCGCTCGATAATGGCCCGTGCGCCATAGGCACTAGCTTCCACTAAAGCTTTGAAGACTTGAGGTGCTTGGCTGCCCATGGTTAAGCCTGTGATAGCCATGGCAACAGATTGGTCGGCATCGGGGGTGCGACGTCCGTTAATCCAATCGAGCGCGACAATACCAGTCTCGCCAACGGGGATTTTCGCGGCCGCATTGCCTAACATTGTCAGGGTTTCAGATTCGAGTTGCTGAATGAGTTTGGCCTTGGTGTTGTCATCAAATAAGGCTGAGGTGTCAAGCTGTTGCATCGGCCATGCGGTGAGATCCCTAAACCAAGCGTAGAGATCGCCAAAGGCTGACTGACCCGCTTCCAGCCCTATCATGCCGGGTAATACTGAGCCATCCACTTGACCGCAAATGCCTTTGATACAGCGCTCACCTATATCTTCATAACTGGCGACGGTAATGTCGCAGGTAGAGGTCCCCATCACCTTGGTTAAGACACCAGGTTTAACATTGGCTCCAACGGCGCCTGCGTGGCAGTCGAATGAGCCAAAAGACACGATAACCTCGGTCGATAACCCTAAATGCTGTGCCCACTCTGGTGTTAGCTGGCCGCAAACTTTGTCAGATGTGCAGGTTTCAAGCGGTAATTTGTCTCTTAAACCATCGAGTAAAGGGTCGATGCCAACGAAAAAGTCATTCGGTGGATAGCCATTCCATGACTCGTGCCACATCACTTTGTGACCGGCGGCGCAGCGCCCTGCCTTAAAGACTTTTGGATGTGTGGTGCCGGTCATTAATGCGGTGATCCAATCACAGTGCTCGACCCAGCTATAGGCGGCTTGTCTGACTTCTGTGTCGTGGCGCAGTACGAATAGCGCTTTTGCCCAAAACCATTCTGAGGAGTAAATTCCTCCTTCATATTTCAGGTAATTTTCGCTTGCATTGTTTGCCGCAGCGGTAATTTGTTGGGCTTCGAGAATGGCGCTGTGATCTTTCCAAAGCAAAAACATGGCATTGGGATTACTCGCAAACTCTGGTTTTAAGGCTAAGGCAACACCCGATTCATCAACCGCAATCGGGGTTGAACCTGTGGTATCAACACTCAAACCGCAGACTCTTTGCGCGGCGCCACTGGGAGCTTTTGCCCAGAGTCCTTGTACTACCTCGATAAGGCTTTCGATGTAATCGAGGGGATGTTGTCTAAATTGATTCTTGGCAGGATCGCAAAAAAGCCCCTTCTTCCAACGTGGGTAGTACACCACATTTGTTGCTACTTCTGCGCCCGTTTGGGTATCCACCAATAACGCGCGAACTGAATCTGAGCCGTAATCAAGCCCTAACGCGTAAGCCCCTAAAACATTCGACATTTGCATCCCCGTACATTTTATCTGCGTCCGATCCGGTTTACGCAGGTAGAGTGAATATTATTTAGTACTACAATATTACTACAGCTCAATAGTAATACAATATGATTTTAGTTGTTGAGTGATAAAATTTTTAACATTAAGGCTGAGCATGTAACGATTAAGGGGATGAAGCGTAAGGAAGGTAGAAGCAGTGCTAAGCTTGACTCGAGCATGAAGAAGTCGAATAATGGCGCCAGGTTGCAGAGACGCCTATCCGCAGAAGATGACATCACTCTGACTCATATCTCGATGTTCGCATCACATGTATGACACAACAATTGATTAGGTTTGGCTTAGCGGAGATGCCAATAAAACTTAGGAGAATTGTTTGTGATACAACAAATTACCCCAGCACCACGTGCCTTAACCGAAGTCAAAATCCTCGCTAAAAAGCACCTTAAAGCCTGCCAAACTGGCGATGCCGTGGCGCTAGATAAATTCGCTTCCTTGATGAACAAGCAAGGTTTAACCCAGCAGAATATCCAGCTTAAGCATTGCCAAAGCCTATTGGCTCGTGAGCTTGGTTTTACTGATTTTAATCACTGTCAAAGAGTGTTATCGGGTCAAGCACAAATCGGTGAAGACCTAGGTACCCTCTTCCATAGCAGGCGCTGCGATAGCTTGCTCAATCACTGGTTCAGCAGTTTTGATGAGGCGCAGGCTTTTTAAAGCAATCACCACAGATGGTGTTGTTGCCCTACAAAAATCAATTCTTCGTGGTCAACGGCCCAGACTATCTTGACGCTCTGGGGCTTAAATTGAGTGACCCTGCCAGCATCTACAGTATATGGGTGGGGAGTGAAACGGTTGCTGTCTATGAAGCTTTTGCGCTAAGTCTTATCAGGCATAAGCTCACTTAGCTTAGCCTTATTTAACTTAGCCTTATTTAACCTAAGCAGGTTTGCTATTTGAACAACTAGGCTAATGGGTAAATGAAATCCATTGCGAAAGAAGAAGGCCGCTAATCATTAGCGGCCTTTTTATCTGAATTGGGTGGAGGTGCTGTGGTTAGCACGAGGAACCCTAGGGTTTAACTTCCGAAATTCCAAAAACAGAAAAGTCACCATAACAGATGACAAATCTGTGGAATATTGGGCAGGAGCTGCACATAGCATCAGGAACCCTGAGGTTCAACTTCCGGAACTGCAAAAACAAAAAAGCCATCATTGCTGATGGCTTTTCCGTAGAATATGGCGGAGGAGCAGGGATTTGAACCCTGGGTGGGCTATAAACCCACGCCGGTTTTCAAGACCGGTGCATTAAACCACTCTGCCACCCCTCCGAACGATGCGCATAATATAAGTTAGTTTACTGACTGTAAAGCACTAACTGATAATTATGCGCTAACTGCTCGTATTACATTCAATCTGCTTGATTTTGCTTCGTATCTGCGTTGATCCCAAGACGAGCAGGATCTGGCGCAGTAAAGTGTTTGGCAAAATCCGCCCAAGTTTGCTCGGTTTTTAACAGATAACCCAAGATCACCACTAACGAACAGCTCAGAATACCCCAACCTATGGCGACTTCTCCTGAACTTGCCCAGAGCGCGACTAAACTTGAGGCGCCAAAGGCGATGGTGATTTGCAAAAAGTTCTGTAATCCTGCCGCCTTAGCCGCATTTTGAGTGAATTGTTGTAAAGCACTGTTCACCACAATGGGATAAATCGCCCCGTTCGCCGCTGCGAGTATCGAGAAGGAAATCAGCAGAGGGAAAATGGTTTCCGCCTTCATTAATAAGGTGAAAAACACAATCGAGATAACGCAGAGTCCAAAAATGGTCAGCAATACGTTGAGTGTACGGTCGGCACCAATGCGTTTTATCAATAACTTACTCGCGTATCCACCCACAATAAACATAATGGTTTGTGGAATAAAGCTCAGCCCAATCTCAGTTGCCTGATAGCCGTGTTGCTCCATGACAATCGGCCATACAGTAAGATATGCAAAAAACGCACCCGAACAGGCACCAAAAATCACCACATTGCCAAGGTAGCGGGTATTTTTCAAAATCTTGCCGTAGGAAACCGCGCTTGGCTTAGCATCCTGATGCTCTGCGTGGCTCGGCACGAAGTATAAGGTCATCAACACCAATAAAAAGGCAATCACACACAATGAGATAAAGATTGCACGCCATCCAAAATCGTTCAGAATATAAGCGCCAAGGATGGGGGCTAATGCGGGTGATAATGCCACTAACGGCATAATGTTACTGAAAATTCCCTGCGCTTTTTCGGCATCATATTGCTCGACCACAATCGCTTGCCAGATGACCCCTGCGCTACAGGCGCCTACGGCTTGGAAGAAGCGAGCGATGTTTAGCATCAGTATCGAGTCGCTATTGGCGATGGCCACACTGGCGAGCGCAAAAATGCCAAGGCCGAGGATCAGGGCGTAACGTTTGCCGATTTTACTGACCAAAGGGCCATAAATCAGTTGCCCTAAGGCTAAACCAGCCAAGAAACAGGTGAGCGACATCGCCACTTGAGACGGTGAAGAATTGAACGAACTTTCAATTGCTTTGAAAGCAGGCAAATACATGTCAGTGGCAATAAAACCTAACATGCTTAATAAGGCCAAATAGAATAAGAATATAAAAAACTTCATATTTACAAAGATATTACTAGACGTTTTCATAAAATAATCATGTCAAAAGACTTAAGGCGTGCAGTCTAAATACTTGTTAATTTGATTGGAAACGTTTATTTTTGACAGATGCTATCAATTATTTTCATCACAATGGATGTCAGCTATGCTCTCGGAACAAGCGTTAGAACTCATTGATATCGTGGCCCGTGTTGGGAGTTTTACGGCGGCAGCCAATCGACTGCACAAGGTCCCTTCTGCGGTCAGTTATGCCGTTAAACAAATCGAAGAAGAACTTGGCGTAGTGTTATTTGAGCGCCACCACCGCAGCGTGACCTTAACCCCTGCGGGAGAGCATTTTGTTAAGCAAGCCAGAAACTTGCTGACTCAAATGGATGAGATGAAACGCGGCACCCAGCGTGTGGCCAACGGCTGGCAACCCACACTGTCTATCGCCTTAGATAACATAGTGCGCGCCGACAGAATTAGCGTATTAATCGCCGACTTTTACCGTCATTTCCAAGATATTGAGCTTATCATCCGCATCGAGGTCTTTAACGGGGTGTGGGAGGCGCTTGCGACTGGTCGCAGTGATATCGCCATTGGTGCAACAACGGCGATCCCTGTGGGAGGCGTATACCAATATAAGGACATGGGCGATATTCAATGGGCGTTTTTGGTGAGTAAAAACCATCCCTTAGCCAGTATTGATCGGCCCTTGACCGATGATGAATTGCGTCCCTTCCCCTCTATTTGTTTGGAAGATACCTCGCGGGAAATTCCTAAGCGCATGACCTGGTTATTGGAGAATCAACGAAGACTCGTGGTGCCAGATTGGATCCGCGCGATTAACTGCTTTAGAGAGGGATTAGGTATCGGCTATATGCCAGTACATCTGGCCAGTGTATTTATTAAAGCAGGCGCCTTGGTTGAAAAGCAGCTTGAAAATCCGAAATTAACCAGCCCATGTTGCTTAGCTTGGAACGCCGATAAGATGTCGCCCGCCCTGGCTTGGGTGCTCGACTACTTAGGGGATACCGAGAAATTACACCGTGAATGGCTGGCGTAATATTGCTGCGTTACCACAGGATTAAGTTTGTTTTAAAGTCTTTGTGTTGCACTGGTTGTATGAAATAAGACTAAATCGTCAGAAAGCGCGGAAAAATCAGTCTTTACAACTTGTTATTTGTGGCTTGAATCCTTTAAGCCAAGCGCCGTTTTAGGTAGTATGCAAACAGGATTACTGGATTTGCGAGATTGATGGGAACTCTCGTGCCTGTTAAAAATCAAAATGATCAGTTTGGATTTAAAAGCTAATGGAGAAAGATATGACTCAGCAAACCTTGTACTCAGCGAGTGCATCCACCTTAGAAGTGAATAAACTTCTAAAAAATACTTATCTGTTACTGGCCATGACCCTCGCCTTTTCTGCATTGTGTGCAGGCTTAGCGATGGCGCTCAATATCAGCCCTCTGATGTCACTGGGTTTATCTATCGGTGGTTTAGTGCTGTTGTTCGTTACCCTACGCAAAGCCGACTCGGCTGCGGGCATCTTCTGGGTATTTGCCTTCACCGGTATGGAAGGCGCCTCATTAGGTTACATGCTTAACCACTACGCCGGCATGACCAATGGCTCTGAGCTTATCATGCAAGCTTTAGGATTAACCTCGGTTATCTTTATTGCGCTCTCGGCCTATGCAGTCACAACGAAGAAAGATTTCTCTTTCCTACGTGGTTTCCTGTTCGCCGGATTGATTGTGGTGATCGCCGCTGCGCTGATTAACATTTTCGTAGGTAACAGTGTGGCCTTTATGGCGATTAACGCGGGTCTTGC comes from the Shewanella seohaensis genome and includes:
- a CDS encoding HAD family hydrolase, yielding MYTEFDGIIFDMDGTLVDSGQLHEQAWRQTLNHFGIPVEPALMRSLAGVPTIGTLEILIAHFGVTPTASCEAMNEYKEALVRDTMHLYVKPTALAEFAKQNQGKRPMAVGTGAYTEEAIQILTLCGLLELVDYVVGADQVASPKPAPDTFLRCAELMGIAPERCIVFEDAKAGIQAAEAAGMFVVDVHAELQIENDYFLGTR
- the punC gene encoding purine nucleoside transporter PunC, which translates into the protein MKTSSNIFVNMKFFIFLFYLALLSMLGFIATDMYLPAFKAIESSFNSSPSQVAMSLTCFLAGLALGQLIYGPLVSKIGKRYALILGLGIFALASVAIANSDSILMLNIARFFQAVGACSAGVIWQAIVVEQYDAEKAQGIFSNIMPLVALSPALAPILGAYILNDFGWRAIFISLCVIAFLLVLMTLYFVPSHAEHQDAKPSAVSYGKILKNTRYLGNVVIFGACSGAFFAYLTVWPIVMEQHGYQATEIGLSFIPQTIMFIVGGYASKLLIKRIGADRTLNVLLTIFGLCVISIVFFTLLMKAETIFPLLISFSILAAANGAIYPIVVNSALQQFTQNAAKAAGLQNFLQITIAFGASSLVALWASSGEVAIGWGILSCSLVVILGYLLKTEQTWADFAKHFTAPDPARLGINADTKQNQAD
- a CDS encoding ribulokinase, with the protein product MSNVLGAYALGLDYGSDSVRALLVDTQTGAEVATNVVYYPRWKKGLFCDPAKNQFRQHPLDYIESLIEVVQGLWAKAPSGAAQRVCGLSVDTTGSTPIAVDESGVALALKPEFASNPNAMFLLWKDHSAILEAQQITAAANNASENYLKYEGGIYSSEWFWAKALFVLRHDTEVRQAAYSWVEHCDWITALMTGTTHPKVFKAGRCAAGHKVMWHESWNGYPPNDFFVGIDPLLDGLRDKLPLETCTSDKVCGQLTPEWAQHLGLSTEVIVSFGSFDCHAGAVGANVKPGVLTKVMGTSTCDITVASYEDIGERCIKGICGQVDGSVLPGMIGLEAGQSAFGDLYAWFRDLTAWPMQQLDTSALFDDNTKAKLIQQLESETLTMLGNAAAKIPVGETGIVALDWINGRRTPDADQSVAMAITGLTMGSQAPQVFKALVEASAYGARAIIERFKQEGVCIDHVVTIGGISKKSDFIMQTCADVWNCNIDVLESEQSCALGAAIYAATAAGVYPDVLSAQAAMASNVAKTYQPNPENAEKYQALYQGYLALGHYVDGAK
- a CDS encoding FadR/GntR family transcriptional regulator is translated as MANQANNRPQNIHNWVASELGSRIVGGFYAPGEYIPNENAICEELEVSRTSLREAFKVLTAKGLIESRPKLGTRIRERRHWNMFDPVILNWFSQSKPSPEFYTSLYEIREVFEPAAAELAAKKRTPEQLEVIAAAYAKMEAAELGTDEVYTSDIDFHMAILDATNNEFMVSLGVSIQSALLEIFRLSSTIQDDFIQSLPGHKAIYTAIAAGDSEGAKAEMNKLLSTSQDTVHKNIERK
- the punR gene encoding DNA-binding transcriptional activator PunR — encoded protein: MLSEQALELIDIVARVGSFTAAANRLHKVPSAVSYAVKQIEEELGVVLFERHHRSVTLTPAGEHFVKQARNLLTQMDEMKRGTQRVANGWQPTLSIALDNIVRADRISVLIADFYRHFQDIELIIRIEVFNGVWEALATGRSDIAIGATTAIPVGGVYQYKDMGDIQWAFLVSKNHPLASIDRPLTDDELRPFPSICLEDTSREIPKRMTWLLENQRRLVVPDWIRAINCFREGLGIGYMPVHLASVFIKAGALVEKQLENPKLTSPCCLAWNADKMSPALAWVLDYLGDTEKLHREWLA
- a CDS encoding L-ribulose-5-phosphate 4-epimerase, yielding MSFLELKREVYEANMELEKRKLVTYTFGNVSQIDRQLGVIGIKPSGVPYEDLKVEDIVIVDLENQIVEGRMRPSSDTKTHTYLYRQWQSIGGITHTHSTYATAWAQAQIAIPCLGTTQADYVYGEIPCTAVMRNDQISRDYEEETGVQILDCFADRDPNESPMVIVAGHAPFTWGANAAKSVYHAVLLEEIARMAYLTKTLSPGISQLKQELIDKHYLRKHGKDAYYGQSK
- a CDS encoding Bax inhibitor-1/YccA family protein — its product is MTQQTLYSASASTLEVNKLLKNTYLLLAMTLAFSALCAGLAMALNISPLMSLGLSIGGLVLLFVTLRKADSAAGIFWVFAFTGMEGASLGYMLNHYAGMTNGSELIMQALGLTSVIFIALSAYAVTTKKDFSFLRGFLFAGLIVVIAAALINIFVGNSVAFMAINAGLALLMTGFILFDTSRIVNGGETNYIRATISLYLDFLNLFIAILHLLGIGNDD
- the araA gene encoding L-arabinose isomerase, whose amino-acid sequence is MKAFKQKQVWFITGSQDLYGPKVLEQVAKNSEQIVHGFNESSAISIEVVYKPTVKSPREIHAVCQAANSDENCVGVILWMHTFSPAKMWIAGLNELSKPFMHLHTQFNAELPWSEINMNYMNTHQSAHGCREFGFIGTRMRKERKVVVGHWQSSDVQAQIDDWCRAAAGWHESQNLRIARFGDNMRQVAVTEGDKVAAQIQFGYEVHAYSLGELNEAIAAIAEGDVTAQLDRYASEYQVGNELFGDEYQLDRLRKEAKIELGLTQFLTQGGFGAFTNCFENLTGMTGLPGLATQRLMANGFGYGGEGDWKTAAMVRIMKVMGQGRAGGTSFMEDYTYNFGATDQVLGAHMLEVCPSIAAAKPRLEVHRHTIGVRCDVPRLLFTGKAGPAINVSTIDLGNRFRIILNELDTVTPPQDLPNLPVASALWEPRPNLAVAAAAWIHAGGAHHSAYSQAITTDQIVDFAEMAGAELVIIDADTKIREFKNELRQNSVYYGLARGL